The Methylomicrobium agile genome has a segment encoding these proteins:
- a CDS encoding protein adenylyltransferase SelO, with product MNLSPQLASLDDLVFDNRFIRELPGDPETANFRRQVADACYSRVNPAKVAAPQWVAYSREVADLLDLSRELCASEDFTQVFAGNRLARGMEPFAMCYGGHQFGFWAGQLGDGRAINLGEVVNRHGERWVLQLKGAGPTPYSRNADGLAVLRSSIREFLCSEAMHHLGVPTTRALSVLLTGERVIRDMFYDGNPRSEPGAIVCRVSPSFIRFGNFQILAARGETELLRRFVDYTIRVDFPHLGEPSPAVYADWFQEICRKTAEMIVHWQRVGFVHGVMNTDNMSILGLTIDYGPYGWLDNYDPHWTPNTTDAEQRRYRFGQQPQIAYWNLGQLANALFPVFGEAEPLQAGMSAYAETFDREWQRMMAGKLGIADDRPATDEDLIIELLVLLQKAETDMTLFFRRLASLDTGGDRPDWKTRIAVLLEDCYYRPEQLSADYLERRDAWLGRYHERLRQGGLPDVERRRRMYAVNPKYVLRNYLSQLAIDRAEQGDFSTVDELLDLCRRPYDEQPGKEHYAAKRPDWARSRPGCSMLSCSS from the coding sequence ATGAATTTATCTCCTCAGCTTGCCAGCCTCGACGACCTGGTTTTCGACAACCGCTTCATCCGCGAACTGCCCGGCGATCCCGAAACGGCCAATTTTCGCCGCCAAGTCGCCGATGCCTGTTATTCCCGGGTCAACCCGGCCAAAGTGGCGGCGCCGCAATGGGTCGCCTATTCCCGAGAAGTGGCCGATCTGCTGGACTTGTCTCGGGAACTCTGCGCTTCCGAGGATTTCACTCAGGTATTCGCGGGCAACCGGCTGGCGCGGGGCATGGAGCCTTTCGCGATGTGCTACGGCGGCCACCAGTTCGGCTTCTGGGCCGGCCAGCTCGGCGACGGGCGCGCGATCAATCTGGGCGAAGTGGTCAACCGCCACGGCGAACGCTGGGTCTTGCAGCTGAAGGGCGCAGGCCCGACGCCTTATTCGCGCAATGCGGACGGGCTGGCCGTGCTCCGCTCGTCGATTCGCGAATTTCTGTGCAGCGAGGCGATGCACCATCTCGGCGTGCCGACCACCCGCGCCTTGAGCGTGCTGCTGACCGGCGAACGGGTGATCCGCGACATGTTCTATGACGGCAATCCGCGTTCCGAGCCGGGCGCGATCGTCTGCCGGGTGTCGCCGTCGTTCATCCGCTTCGGCAATTTTCAGATTCTGGCCGCGCGCGGCGAGACCGAACTCTTGCGCCGTTTCGTCGACTATACGATCCGGGTCGATTTTCCGCACCTCGGCGAACCGTCGCCGGCCGTGTATGCCGACTGGTTTCAGGAAATCTGCCGGAAGACCGCGGAAATGATCGTGCACTGGCAGCGAGTCGGTTTCGTGCACGGGGTGATGAATACCGACAATATGTCGATCCTGGGGCTGACGATCGACTACGGTCCCTACGGCTGGCTGGACAATTACGACCCGCACTGGACGCCGAACACGACCGACGCCGAACAGCGCCGCTACCGTTTCGGCCAGCAGCCGCAAATCGCTTACTGGAACCTCGGCCAACTGGCCAATGCGTTATTCCCTGTGTTCGGCGAGGCCGAACCGCTGCAGGCGGGTATGAGCGCCTATGCCGAAACTTTCGACCGGGAATGGCAGCGGATGATGGCGGGCAAGCTCGGTATTGCGGATGATCGCCCTGCAACCGACGAGGACCTGATTATCGAACTTCTGGTGCTGCTGCAGAAGGCCGAAACGGACATGACGCTGTTTTTCCGGCGGCTCGCCTCACTGGATACGGGCGGCGATCGTCCCGATTGGAAAACCCGGATCGCCGTACTGTTGGAGGACTGTTATTATCGGCCTGAGCAATTGTCCGCGGATTACCTGGAAAGGCGGGACGCCTGGTTAGGCCGGTATCATGAGCGGCTCCGGCAGGGCGGGCTGCCCGACGTGGAGCGGCGCCGGCGCATGTATGCAGTCAACCCGAAATACGTGCTGCGCAATTATCTCTCGCAGCTGGCGATCGACAGGGCGGAACAGGGCGATTTTTCGACGGTCGACGAACTGCTCGACTTATGCCGCAGGCCCTACGACGAGCAGCCCGGGAAGGAGCATTACGCCGCGAAACGCCCGGACTGGGCGCGCAGCCGGCCGGGCTGTTCGATGCTGTCGTGCAGTTCGTAA